From Streptomyces griseorubiginosus, one genomic window encodes:
- the rplU gene encoding 50S ribosomal protein L21, which yields MYAIVRSGGRQHKVAVGDIVEVDKISTAKVGDTVELSTLLVVDGDAVTSDPWVLAGIKVQAEVVDHHKGVKIDILRYKNKTGYRRRQGHRQQYTAIKVTEIPAAAK from the coding sequence GTGTACGCCATCGTGCGCAGCGGTGGTCGCCAGCACAAGGTTGCTGTCGGCGACATCGTTGAGGTTGACAAGATTTCCACTGCCAAGGTTGGCGACACGGTCGAGCTCTCGACCCTGCTCGTTGTCGACGGCGACGCTGTGACCAGCGACCCGTGGGTCCTGGCCGGCATCAAGGTCCAGGCCGAGGTCGTGGACCACCACAAGGGCGTCAAGATCGACATCCTTCGCTACAAGAACAAGACCGGCTACCGCCGTCGTCAGGGCCACCGCCAGCAGTACACGGCGATCAAGGTCACTGAGATCCCCGCGGCTGCGAAGTAA
- the rpmA gene encoding 50S ribosomal protein L27, with the protein MAHKKGASSTRNGRDSNAQRLGVKRFGGQVVNAGEILVRQRGTHFHPGAGVGRGGDDTLFALNAGAVQFGTHRGRKVVNIVPVA; encoded by the coding sequence ATGGCACACAAGAAGGGCGCATCGTCCACCCGTAACGGTCGTGACTCCAACGCTCAGCGCCTCGGCGTGAAGCGCTTCGGTGGTCAGGTCGTCAACGCGGGCGAGATCCTGGTCCGCCAGCGCGGCACCCACTTCCACCCGGGTGCGGGCGTCGGCCGCGGCGGCGACGACACGCTGTTCGCGCTGAACGCCGGTGCGGTGCAGTTCGGCACCCACCGTGGCCGCAAGGTCGTGAACATCGTTCCGGTCGCCTGA
- the obgE gene encoding GTPase ObgE translates to MTTFVDRVELHVAAGNGGHGCASVHREKFKPLGGPDGGNGGRGGDVILTVDQSVTTLLEYHHSPHRKATNGKPGEGGNRSGKDGQDLVLPVPDGTVVLDRQGNVLADLVGHGTSYVAAQGGRGGLGNAALASARRKAPGFALLGVPGDLQDIVLELKTVADVALVGYPSAGKSSLISVLSAAKPKIADYPFTTLVPNLGVVTAGETVYTIADVPGLIPGASQGKGLGLEFLRHVERCSVLVHVLDTATLESERDPVSDLDIIEAELREYGGLDNRPRIVVLNKIDVPDGKDLADMVRPDLEARGYRVFEVSAVAHMGLKELSFALADLVGRARAARPKEEATRIVIRPKAVDDAGFTVVREEDGLFRVRGEKPERWVRQTDFNNDEAVGYLADRLNRLGVEEELMKAGARSGDGVAIGPEDNAVVFDWEPTVMAGAEMLGRRGEDHRFEAPRPAAQRRRDKQAERDEASQEFDDFEPF, encoded by the coding sequence ATGACCACCTTCGTGGACCGCGTCGAACTGCATGTCGCCGCGGGTAACGGAGGTCACGGCTGTGCCTCCGTCCACCGTGAGAAGTTCAAGCCGCTCGGCGGACCCGACGGCGGGAACGGCGGCCGGGGCGGCGATGTGATCCTCACCGTCGACCAGTCCGTCACCACGCTGCTCGAGTACCACCACTCCCCGCACCGCAAGGCCACCAACGGCAAGCCCGGCGAGGGCGGCAACCGGTCCGGCAAGGACGGCCAGGACCTGGTCCTGCCGGTGCCGGACGGCACCGTCGTCCTGGACCGCCAGGGCAACGTCCTCGCCGACCTCGTCGGCCACGGCACCTCCTACGTCGCCGCCCAGGGCGGCCGCGGCGGCCTCGGCAACGCGGCGCTGGCCTCCGCCCGCCGCAAGGCCCCCGGCTTCGCGCTGCTTGGCGTCCCCGGCGACCTCCAGGACATCGTCCTGGAGCTCAAGACCGTCGCCGACGTGGCGCTGGTCGGCTACCCGAGCGCCGGCAAGTCCTCGCTGATCTCGGTGCTCAGCGCGGCCAAGCCGAAGATCGCCGACTACCCCTTCACCACGCTGGTCCCGAACCTGGGCGTGGTCACCGCCGGCGAGACCGTCTACACCATCGCCGACGTGCCGGGCCTGATCCCGGGCGCCAGCCAGGGCAAGGGCCTGGGCCTGGAGTTCCTGCGGCACGTGGAGCGGTGCAGTGTCCTCGTGCACGTCCTGGACACCGCCACGCTGGAGTCCGAGCGCGACCCGGTCTCCGACCTCGACATCATCGAGGCGGAGCTCAGGGAGTACGGCGGCCTCGACAACCGCCCCCGCATCGTCGTCCTGAACAAGATCGACGTACCGGACGGCAAGGACCTCGCCGACATGGTCCGGCCTGACCTGGAGGCGCGCGGCTACCGCGTCTTCGAGGTGTCCGCGGTCGCCCACATGGGGCTGAAGGAGCTGTCCTTCGCGCTGGCCGACCTGGTCGGCCGGGCGCGGGCCGCGAGGCCCAAGGAGGAGGCGACCCGCATCGTCATCCGGCCCAAGGCCGTGGACGACGCCGGCTTCACCGTGGTCCGCGAGGAGGACGGCCTCTTCCGGGTGCGCGGCGAGAAGCCGGAGCGCTGGGTGCGTCAGACCGACTTCAACAACGACGAGGCCGTCGGCTACCTCGCCGACCGCCTCAACCGCCTCGGTGTCGAGGAGGAGTTGATGAAGGCGGGCGCCCGTTCGGGTGACGGCGTCGCCATCGGCCCCGAGGACAACGCGGTCGTCTTCGACTGGGAGCCGACCGTCATGGCCGGCGCCGAGATGCTCGGCCGGCGTGGCGAGGACCACCGCTTCGAGGCACCCCGGCCCGCCGCGCAGCGCCGCCGCGACAAGCAGGCCGAACGGGACGAGGCCAGCCAGGAGTTCGACGACTTCGAGCCCTTCTGA